The following nucleotide sequence is from Nocardioides eburneiflavus.
CGTGCCGACGCCGGCGTTGTTGACGAGCACGTCGACGCGTCCGAACTTCTCCATCGCCTCGTCGACGAGCCGCTGGCACTGCTCGGGGTCGGCCACGTCGGTGGCGACGGTGTGCACCCGGCGGCCGGTGGAGCGTACGGAGTCGGCGACCCGCTGCAGCTTCTCCACCCGGCGTGCGCCGAGCACGACGTCGGCGCCGGCCTCGGCGAAGCAGTGGGCGAACGCGACGCCCAGCCCGCTGGAGGCGCCGGTGACGATGACGACCTTGTCGTCGAGGCGGAAGAGATCCATCACGCTCATGACCAGACCCTAGGACGTGCCGCTCGTCACGGCGGGCTCCGGGGTGGTCGGCACGCGCCGCAGCGTCCGTACGGACCGCGAGCTGAGCACGAGCGCGCAGATCACGACGTACGCGACGGCAGAGGTGATCAGGACGGGCCGGTAGCCGAACACGGCCGCCAGGGGACCGAAGGCGATCTGCCCGATCGGGATAGCCACGAAGGAGCCGAGCGCGTCGTAGGAGTACGCGCGCGACAGCATGCCGTCCTCGATGTTCTCCTGCATCGCAAGGTTCCATCCCATGCCGAACACCTCCGTGCCGGCGCCGGCCGCGAAGGCCGCGACGACGAGGATGACCAGGTGCGGTGAGACCCCGAGGACCAGCATCGGCGGTGCCATCAGCAGCGCGCCGAGCATGCCCAGCAGCAGTGGACGCTCCAGGCGGACCCTGAGGAGCACGACGGTCGTGACGAGGAAGCCCGCTGCCTCGGCCGACAGCACGAAGCCCCAGCCCTGTCGACCGATGGTGTCATCGGCGATCGCGGGTCCCAGGGTGGACCACGCGCCGGCATGGATGAGGTTGAGGACGCCGAAGCCGACGACGACGATCCAGAGCCAGGGCGTCCCCCAGAAGAAGCTCCACCCCTCGCGAAGCTCACGGATCGTGTCGGCCGGCGCCCCGGTGGGCTCCTTGGGCGGGATCCTCACCGGGACCAGCAGGAGTGCGGCGAGCGCCCACGTCAGGGCATCGACGGCGAGCGCCCACCCGGACCCGATGGTGACGACCAGCAGGGCGCCGACGGTCGGCCCGAGCACCATCATCGCGCTGCGGGTCAGCGAGATCAGCGCGTTGGCCGGCTGGAGGTCGGAGCGGGCCACCAGCTGCGGGAGCACACT
It contains:
- a CDS encoding MFS transporter; protein product: MTWSAALAPLRNRNFAWYFASRLINMLGNMMASIALAFAVLDITDSPSALGQVLAAHTLPMVALLLYGGVIADRFPRTLVLQFSNVASALSQGAIAVLVLSGHAEIWMLVVLSVVHGAVSGIGFPAMASVLPQLVARSDLQPANALISLTRSAMMVLGPTVGALLVVTIGSGWALAVDALTWALAALLLVPVRIPPKEPTGAPADTIRELREGWSFFWGTPWLWIVVVGFGVLNLIHAGAWSTLGPAIADDTIGRQGWGFVLSAEAAGFLVTTVVLLRVRLERPLLLGMLGALLMAPPMLVLGVSPHLVILVVAAFAAGAGTEVFGMGWNLAMQENIEDGMLSRAYSYDALGSFVAIPIGQIAFGPLAAVFGYRPVLITSAVAYVVICALVLSSRSVRTLRRVPTTPEPAVTSGTS